In the genome of Nycticebus coucang isolate mNycCou1 chromosome 12, mNycCou1.pri, whole genome shotgun sequence, the window catcaggctttcctttagctcggtctgcagcaatatccttttcgtatttttccttcagctttgcagcctccttttcatcaggctgcttgtcatccgcagcagtgttattccgcatctcccccagcttctttgcaacatcaccaatggaaaggccaggatgttctcctttgattttgggGCAATACTCAAaacagaacaagaagaaaaaggccaaaggaggcctcttgggtgcattgggatccttgaacttcttttttgtttctcctttagGAGGGATGTAGGTTTTCATTTCCCTTTCATAACAGGCCTTGTctgcctttgccgtatcttcaaattttcctttctctttagcagacatggtcttccacctctctgagcacttcttagaaaactctgagaagttgactgaagcacctgggtgcttcttcttgggctcctcccgacaagtttgcacaaagaatgcatatgatgacattttgcctctcggcttcttaggatctcctttgcccatgtttagttatttttcctcagtgagGCACAAAGTCGCCCAGGGCCCATCCGGCTCTCACTTGCTCCggcgctgtctctatggagctcagTTTATTCTCAGATCCCTTTTCTTAGTGAAGGTCTCCCTAAGCCACATGAAGGACATTTGTTATTCTGACCACTGGGCATCCATTCTTCCTTTCCTGATCATATTGAATTTCCCCTGGGAGACATCATTTCCCCTCTCTTAGTCAAGCCAATTGGCTCATCCAACCTCCAAATTGTCAGTAATTAATTCAAAAAGTAGGAACATGTCCTAACCTGGTCCAATCCAAGTGGTCCCCAAGATTCATGGAGAAAGTCACTAGGAAAAGACTGTTCCTTTTACAGTCAGATTGGAATATGGAAGGCTGTTCATCCAGAATTTCTGGGCACCACCTGCCACTATACACCATTCTAAGAAGGAAACCACCAGATCCAAAGGCAAAGTGGGAAGATGAAGAGTTATTGGGTCCTGAAATCCTTTCTAGATCCTTGTTCAAGCCACACCTGAAAGCCAATGTCCTCATTGTCAATTGCATGTCCCAATTAATTACCTCATTTTGCTAAGccaatttgaattaatttttctgtcaCTTCCACTCAAAGATTCTTGACACCAGTTTggctagggggaaaaaaaatgggGAATAATGTTACTCATTCTTCACTCATCTTCTGGAACTTGGATCAGAGGAATTCAaactatagagcagtggttctcaactttcctaatgcctcggccctttaatacagttcctgtggttgaGAACCGCAGCTATAGAGTGATGTgtttccttccttcatctttcccttttctcatcCACACTTCCTTCCCAGGGCCACTTGCCTCTTTCCCTATATCTCCTGCTTCCCTGAATGagttcttcattcttcttttgttttttgtttttcattaatatGCTGCTGAGATTGGTTTCTTCTCAGAGAGTCTGACAGCCACAACTGCCATGACCCAGACTTAAGACGTGACAAGTTGCCACCAATAATAATCGCTTGTCATTAAGCTCTTCTGGCAAAGAGAAAACCGTACTAGTCCCATTCATTATGTTTTTGTCTCTGGCTGTCATATATGCAGGGGCTGCTGCAGAACTGAAGGAGGCAgctttatttttggaaaagaagGAGAGGCTGAGGCTTCCCCGTAACACTTGCTAGGGGCAGGCCACGgtgataaaaattatattagaaatgTCCTCTtcaaggaccccccgggcaattgaagcagcttcaaaaatacactactgggacctgatcaaactaaaaagcttctgcacaaccaagaacactgtaagtaaagcaagcagacagccctcagaatgggagaagatatttgcaggttatgtctctgacaaaggtttaataaccagaatccacagagaactcaaacgtgtaagcaagaaaagaacaagtgatcccatcaaggctgggcaagggacttgaagagaaacttctctgaagaagacaggcgcacggcccacatacatatgaagaaatgctcatcatctttaatcatcagagaaatgcaaatcaaaactaccttgagatatcatctaactccagtaagattagcccatgtcacaaaatcccaagacaagagatgttggtgtggatgtggagaaaagggaacacttctacactgctggtgggaatgcaaattaatacattccttttggaaagatgtttggagaacacttagagatctaaaaatagacctgccattcaatcctataattcctctactaggtatatacccagaagaccaaaaatcacattataacaaagatatttgcaccagaatgtttattgcagcccaattcacaattgctaagtcatggaaaaagcccaagtgtccatcgatccacgaatggattaataaactgtggtatatgtacaccatggaatattatgcagccttaaagaaagatggagactttacctctttcatgtttacatggatggagctggaacatattcttcttagtaaagtatctcaagaatggaagaaaaggtatccaatgtactcagccctactatgaaactaatttttggctttcacatgaaagctataacccagttataacctaagaatgtggggaatggagagagggagaggggggaggggggaggatgggcagagggacggtgattggtgggattacacctgcggtgcatcttacaagggtacacgtgaaacttagtaaatgtagaatataattgtcttaacacaataactaagaaaatgccaggaaggctatgttaaccagtgtgacgaaaacgtgtcaaactgtttataaaaccaatgtatgttgccccatgatcgcattaatgtacacagccatgatttaatattaataataaaaaaaaagaaatttccgcTTCAAAAATGTTTCACTGTTCTCTAAGAAATGTCTGCAAAGAGCTCCAAGCGAgcgctcagcctccagaggacaCTGTCTCTCCCTGTGGGAGTTTGTACGTCCAGGTTATTAAAGGCACAGACACCCTAGTGATTTctcacaatttttaaatattaaaaaaagacaaaaatgattaTTAAGCATGGCAGACATGTAGACCAGAAACACCTGGGtatgaagaggaaagagaagagagggagtCAAATGAAGATCTTTggtaaagagagaaggaaggcggggagagagggagggagggaggtagtATTTCCTGTACCGCAAATACTTAGTAATTTCATACCCATTCCATATGTATGGGCTTTTTTACACAGACAGGATGCTACTACACATATTATTCTGCCCTCTGGACAGTGCGTCATGGGCCTCTCCCACATCAGCACATACATAGAGCAGAGCTGATACTTCACCCCACTGCCTGGCGCTCCACTGTGTGGCTCCACACCCTTTATGCATTGGTTCCCCACTGGTGGTTGCCTCCAGCATCTCATGAATAGCACTCCAGGCTGCAGCAAGCCTCCCCACTCAAGATCCCCGCACACCTCGGCCAGGGGGTCCACGGACTCGAATCTCCAAATGGAACATCCAGTCAGAAAACTGTTGGCAAAGATTAACtgatatggaattttttttcttccctgttgctatgtctatttttttttactaatttttattatgaCAAAATGTAACAGAACGTTGGTCATGTTAACCATGTTTTAATCATGTTTTACTGtactgttcatttaaaaaaaaaaaaaaaaggcacagacaCCCATGTCAACTAGAGGCTCAAGTCTTGGCTCTTTCTCCTACTAGTGTCGGGGCCTTGAGCAAAATCCTTATACCTCCTAATTTAGTTTTTCTCAATTTGAAAAAGAGGGAATTTTAATCTCTACTTTTTAAAGGTTGCTGTATGAGGATAATGCGTATATTGCTCTTAGCACATACTGAGAGCTCCATTAGTGAAAGCTGTGATTATTGTGACTGTTGTAATCAAGAAAGAATCAAGCACAATGATGGCAACAAAACCCCAAACACGGCAGCCCACCAACACAGCACTAATGCAAATACAAACAGTTCCCCTGTGGCTCTTCCCTGCCTGTCCTAACCATGGCAAGGAGCTCTTACGGAGTCCAAACACTGAGctgaaggcaggtggatggccctTGCCAACGTCAAAACAGAATGTCCCACATCCCAGGGGCACTTTCAGTCCTGGGTAAATGTGGATGATCAGTCAGTCACACAAATGTCCTTAAGTGCATTTACTTAATCTTCACACTAGCCTGTCAGGGAAGGTATTTCTATTCCCATTCTATAGTTAAGGAGGTTGAGGCTTTAACTTTAATGAGTATAGGAACCACCTGGGGTCTTGTTACAATGCAGAGGGAGGGAACTGAGGCTTTGCCCAAAGCTCCCAGTGGAGCCCCTGCTGCTGGTCCAGGAAGGACCAAGCTTTGAGTAGCAAAGTTGCAAAAGGAAAGTCACAAGTCTAAGGTCGAGGCAGTGAGCATCAGCAAGTGAAGGTTCAGAGCTAGGGGTGGACTCCAAAGTGGCCTCCAACCATGGGGCCCAGTGACCTCTGTCTCTCCAGGGAGGAAATGTAGAGTGATGCAAGATGGTGTCTGGTGTCTGACACCCTCACTGTAGTGCGCCTCCATCAGGCCTCCTAGGCGGAGACAGCTACGTGTCACAGCCTGTCAATCCAGCATCATCTTACCCAACAAAGCACTTTCTTTCAGCTTTGAGTCAAAATGTACTGTGTggtggagaaggaagaggggcCATGCTGGAATGAACCACCCCATTCTGGAGAGGGAGCTGGAGCCACATAGGAAAGCTTAGAACACAGACAGAGAACCATTAGGCAGACGGTGCCCATGGCCATCTGCTGGGTGGAAAATGACCCCACCTGGAACATAGCCCACCTTCCTTGCAGGCCTACCCTACTGCTTACTAACACAAGCAAGTTGTAGAGTCTTCCTGAGCCTTTGTTTTTTGTCTATAAAGTGGACCTGTTGGTTCTTTAGcaacctggggtgggggggtgctgGGGTATCCGTGACATGGTGATGAGCAAGAGTGATGTGAACTGAAAAGCAGAGAACAATGTGGGAGCTCACTGAGTAAATAAGGAGCAGCTGCCACCTCCTCCATCCCCCTCAACCCCCACAATGCTCCCAGAACACACTGCCCAGCCCTCTATTGTCATCATCACCAggtattttgtgttattttaaatatctgtCTCCATGCGACCAGATTAATGCTAATTCATCTCCACAGCAACAGCACCCAGGCCAGCTCATGGTTTATGGTGGAGCTAACAACGTATATGCTGAAAGTAAAAGtaagtgaatggatggatggattcaTACATGCATGAATGAGTGGAGGATgcatagatgaatggataaatgatggatggatggatgaacagtCAGGTGAATAAAAACACAGATGAATGGAGGGATAGATGGAGGGATGCACAGGCAGTGGGCTGCATGACTAGATAGAGAcatggatagatagataatgaatggatagatggacgGATAAAAGGATGCATGAATGGATGGAAAGATGCATGATGGATGGAGGCACAGAAGGATGGAGAGATGCATAATGAATGGTTAGATAATGGATAgatgaacagatgaatggatgtgTGAACTGGTGGAGGCATGGGTGGATGGAAGGATGAAGGCATGGATGGATAGGTAATGGATGGATGGTCAGAAGCAAGGATGCATGAATGGATGAATTCATGGATGAGTTGAGGCATGGGAGGATGGAGAGATGCATGATGTATGGTTAGAtaatggatagatagatgaatggatacatGAATGGATGGAGGCAGgcatggatggatagacagatgaaTAGATGTATGAATGAAAGTAGGGATGCATGGACAGATGGATGCATGAATAGATGGAaacatggatggatggagggatacacggatggatggatagataatgtatgaatgaacagatgaatggatgcaTGAATAGACAGAGGGATGCATGGACAGATAGAAGCATGAgcggatggatgggtgggtggatggatggatggacagataggtgggtgggtggatgggtggatggataggtggatggatggacagatgggtgggtgggtggatggatggatgggtggatggatggatggacggatatgtgggtgggtggatgggtggatgggtggatgaatggatggatggatgggtggatgggtggatggatggatgggtggatggatggatagatgggtggagggatggatggatgaacagatgaatggatgcaTGAATAGACAGAGGAATGCATGGACAGATAGAAgcatgagtggatggatgggtgggtggatggatggataggtggatggatggatgatgaacagatgggtgggtgggtggatggatggatggatggatggacagatgaatggatgcaTGAATGGCTGAAGGCATGGATGAATGAATGCAAAGTGATTTGTGCTTATAAGAGAGTGAAGAAATATAGAATATTCAGTGAAAAAGTGTAGCTAAGGTAAGCGCCCATAGATGAAGTTAGGGAGAGTGGGATTTAAGTGGGAGTTGCATGGAGGGGGGACTACGAGCTGAGGAGCTCAGAGACAGGACTGAGTGTCTGAAATATTCGATTCCCTGGCTAACCAAACTACTATGATCTGAAGGCAAGAAATTAATACACAATTTGGGGGTAAATGGGTATTCCTCATTGTCTGAACTATTTTTGCTTGCTCTCTTAGAACCAAACAGATTCAGGCAAAGTGAACTCCCTCTCAGAGaagtaacagaatgaaggattTCATTCCAACAGGAATCTTGCTGCTATCAGAGCTGACTCAGGGCTCTCATGAGCACAGAGACAGATTGTTTCCCTCCCATAATCTCTAGCTCCCTCCCAAgccccctttctcttctcccatcCCAGCTATGTATCTTCTGCAAAAGCTTCTCTGTGGCACCTACAGTCATTCAGATGGTGTGAGGGAGCCTTAAGGTCGGTCACTTGAGGCCCTGGTCCAGGTAGAAAGAAGAAACTTCTGGGAGACTTGGATGGAGGAGGCATCCACCCACCAGCTGGTACCTGGAAACCCACACCTTGTTGCTCTTCCCAGGTAGCCAAAGTCACCAAAAAGCTTTGCAACCATCAGTCTTACCCCCCTGGCCTCATAGAACCTACAACTTGAGTGGGCTATGACAACAGCAGTTAGCAAAGAGGTAGCTTTGCAAGAGCAGAGGTGGGCAGAGACCCAGCCAAATCATGGGAGATGGTGTGGTGCAATGGGAGGCAGGAGGCATTCGGGTTCTGGAATGAGAACCAGATCCAAATCTAGGTCCAAATCTCTGCTCTTCCACAACATTACCTGTGTGACTTTAAAAAACTGCTTGATTCCCTTAAACCTCCATGTCCTGGACCATAAGCCAGGAGAAGCAACCACAGCCAGCCTCATGGATTAGAAGAGTTCATGTACTGAGGCTACCGTTATTGATTACTTATTGCACACCTGTCATGTCTTCCACATTTAATCTTTGATACAGCCCCATGAAGAAGGTAGTACTAATGTCAAAAccaattaatttgaattttattggaCTCCAAAACCCTGCTCTTCACCTCTGACAACATGCAAACTTCTCCTTACCAATGTTTAACCTGTTTGCTCCCTTTCCTTGACCCTGACAGTGGCTCCTGTTGTGAACATACAGATACCACCTGAAGATCAGCCCTTCTCAGCCCTGCACACCCACAGCAGAGCCATCATCCCTGAATCAATAATTCCAGGAGATCAGCAACCTGTGACGTTTTACTTCAGCATAATATTCTGCTTGCTGACTACTTCCCCACTGAAGCCAACAAATACAGAGCTTTCTCTATAATTTATGTAGATACAGACACTTTACAAGCCTTAGATTTATTCATCTCTAATATCCATGGAGACCAGCAGGCCAAATATAGGATATCGTCCCCCTTTAATACAGCAATTCAGAATTCTCATGAAcacgtttgtgtgtgtgcatgcaagtGCAAACATGCCAAAAAGCTAGTAGTTGCTTGTTCCCTCAGTAAGGGCTGGTCAGCCTGTCCCAGACTCACCTGAAACTCAAAAGAAGGGGATGAACTGGCTGTGACCAGAGTTCACCATCACAGTCAAACTCCAAACACAAATCCTTTTAGGAGCATAGACAAGGGGTGGGAAGGTGGAGATTTTAACAGAAAAATTGATGCTTTGAGAGCTGTTCTGAGAAATGATATAAAAGGGGAAATTGAATGTCAGCCTCTGAAAAGGCTTCCAAATTACtataatatttaaaagagaaaaatacaatcgATGATGGTCCATTTGTGTTCACGCTCCGCCCCAGGGCCCCCCAGTTGCCCTCATGCTCAGAGCTGACGTCAGGCAAGAGCCCGAGTGAGCGGCTATGTTCTCAACCCCAGGTAGGTTTGTCTTCCCCAGTGTTGTCAAAAACAGCAAGGACACCTCCCTGGAGGCCTCAGAGGCTGGGGGAGCCTAGTGACCACCCATCCCTTACCCTGaggtatttctctctctctctctgtctttgcagtttttggctggggccaggtttgaacctaccacctccggtatatggggtcagcaccctactccttgagtcacaggcactgccccccgaGGTGTTTCTTATTTGCCACAAACCTTGTGGCAAACATGGGAAATCTGTAGAAGGCCCATTTCACACAAAAATTAAGTCTGGAAGGCGGAGGAGGGCACTCACTGGCCTCCTTGACTCACCCAGGGAGGGAGCAAAAGAGCTCAGCTCACCCTCAATGGAGTCCAGTAGTGCTAAGAGCCACAGCCAAAGAAAGCTCAGGGCACCGAGGGAATCCAGAGGAAGTGGAGGCACCTCTAACCCAGAGAGAAGAGGTGCAAGGGTTCAAAATAGGTGACCCTGAGCTGCTTCTGAATAGAAGGCAGCCAGACGCTGGTAGGCTGGAAGGGTCTAGGCTGGAGGAGTCACACAGAGGACAGTGTGCAAAGCTGTGGACATTGTGGAAGACGACATGCACTGGGGGTGTGAGCAGCTTGGtgctgaggcagaaaaaagaaaacgtaGGGGAAGCCCgtggtggggaaggaggcggGGCCGAAGGTGGGTCCCAGGCTGTGAGGCTTGGGATGCAGAGGACCCTTGAATTTGCTCCCAGAGTATTTACTGCCTTTATATGCCATATAATTCAtatgctttacttactatgtttgaTATTTCCTGCCTAATAGAATATGAGCCCCATGAGGTAAgggatattttgtttgtttgttcattgacCCAAGTGCATGTAGCAAGGCCATATGGTGGACTCAGTACCTATGTTTGTGGAATTGAAATGGAGACAGTCAGATCATTGTTGGAAGGAATGGAGAAAGTCAAGTAAGAAGACAGTAAAAGAAGGagtgagaaagagaggaaaagagggaaggagggaggaatgagagaaggaaagaaggaaggaaggaaagaaggaaggaagggagggagggagggagagagtcaagcaaaatgaaagtgaaacaaggagggagaaagagagcaaaagagagaaggagggagggcagaaaggaaggagagaaggaagaagaacaaaaagacagagaaaggagtgAGGAAAGAGTTGAAGAGCTAAAGTTTCCTGGGGAGGAGCCACCTGACCCGATGAGAAGAATCCAGGAAGGAATTTTTAAGCAGTGGTGTGACACTGATCGGATCTGTGTCTTCCAGAAGGACCACTCCGGCTTGAGAATGAAGAATGTCtctgaagaaggaaggagggaggcaggaagaccTGTCCAGCACACTCCCACCAAAGTCATTCCAGAGAAgaggggaaggcctgagcaggatCATGGCAACACAGACAAAGAAGGTGAGGAAGGTTCAAGAGACACTCAGGCGGGAGATGCAGCCGGCTTCGGGAGCCGTCGTGGGCATGGAGGAGGATGGCCGGGTGACTTGGGACGTCCTCACCAAGAGGGAAGACACTGCTCCTTCCTCCCAGCCGCCCCGACGTCCAGCTCTGCAGCCAATACATAGTAACAGCTCAGtaagtgtttgctgaatgaatgagttagCAAGGCATGGAAGCAGACCCGGGTCGGGGAACGGGGAAGTGCACGTGGGATTCAGTTAAGGGCCAGCTGCTCACGACGCTGTGTGGGGAGCCCAGCACACAGCAGATGGACACGCCCGTCTAAAGATGAGGTTAGGTCCAAGGCTGGAGATTTAGAAGCTGTTCATCTGTAGGGGGTTGTGTGCAGCTGTGGATGACATCTCCTAACTTATGTGGCTGAGAGGAGCCTTGAGAACTCTGTGGGGAGctcacagaaagagagaaggcctggaaaggaggcagagaaggagtATGGGGAAGTCTGGGGAGAAATCTAGGAGTGTGACAACTTAGACGGCCAAAAGTAGAGTGCTTgatggtgggggcagggtggaggtgTCCAGGGTCTGACAAGACCAAGACGGAAAGGCATTGTCACCGGGCACAGTGAAAACTCCCCTGGGGCTTTCATGTGAGTGAAAGGGTGGACACCAGGCCTGAGGGTGATGAAGGGGACGGTGGAAGAAGCCAGTACTTTCCAACAGCCTCGTGCTGCTTCTCCAACACAAGGGTAgtccagaggcagagagagaacccTCTGAATGCTGAGACTGATGCTCGGGTCAGGTGGCTCCCACTCCGCCTTCCTCTCCATCTCTATTCCCCACGTCCTCCACCCCTGACAAGGACACTTGTGCCGGAAACACAAGGCATCCCTGCATGCTAAAGAATGACTGTGGGAGGAAGACAGGCTGAACTCCTCACCAGCCTTCCCACTCAGGTAAGGTGCCCAGTTGGGGGAATGTCGAGGCCACTGTTCCTGCCTGGGGACTCAGCAGTGCAGGCAGCTAAGTTAGGAAAAGTCAAGATAGCTCCAAGGGATGAAACTGTcccccctttctcttctccctgcaTAGGTGATCTGGCCACTTCAGACGGTCCATTATGCTATGTCCCTGTTCACCCTCTACCCCACCTCCCTGGGGGAAgtaatctccctctctctcatttttaaccTTGACTACTAACTACTACTAACTACATTCTTGCCACGTACTCTGTCATGATACCTAATAAAATGACTCCTGAGAAGCAGAACAGGTTGCTTCAGAAGACCAAgtgaacatttttcctttttaattccaAAATGCTTGCTTGCAATACACCCTCCATGTTGAAGAATGAGGTTTCTCAATTCTTTGCTCTGAACATCCCCTTTCACTTTGCAGAGAAAACATGAAACCTAATTGTGTCTTGCACcccagagaacagaaagaaagaaaacgttgAATGTGCACACTGCGCGCAGATTGAGACAGACAGCTTCACAGACACTCTGGAATCGGGATGGCTGCTCTTTCCGCCTCACACACATGGCATCATCTTTCTGTTGATGTCTCCTTGTAGATTTGTTCCAAAACCCTCTGATTTGAACAGGACAGAGAAAGGAGCTTATTAAAAACCCAAGGCTCTACATTTGGTAGAGGAATACGGAAGGGCCACTGAACCCTCAATATGTTCATAGCCTGCACAGGTGACACCTATACAAAAGCTCCTGTGAGATGGCAGTTAGAAATCCTGGCATACAACCCCCAAGTCTTCATTGTATAATCCCTTGCCAAGCAAAATGTTCAGGCCACAGATTAGAGGTATTGCtggtacaaaaaagaaaaagttgagatTTTAATGCACCTTCTGCCTCTAAATCAATCTATCTCCCCAACACTCAAATCCTTTCCGTATTTAGATAAATTCAGCCAAGTCAGGCTGGGAGACAAGCCCCAAAATTCAAGAATAGTCAAAGTCCTCCTCTCCCCAAGCCACTGTCCCATTGTTCACTGTTATGAGTGATACGTTTGTAGCAATTGGTGTCAGACTTCACTCTGCAGTTAGTATGCAAATAGTGACGGTTTCCCTTACCTGGAATCAGGATGATTCTGCAGACTGTCTGGTTGAGGTTGGATATGAGTTGGTGTCATCCCTGCAGGCCACTCAATAAACCAATTGCCTGAGTCAAAGGGAGAATTTAACCTTCTCAACAGCCTGAGCTTATCTCTGCTCTAGCACTAACCACTCAGTGTTGAATGGCTCCTGGGACAAATACAAAAACACCACTGTGTGGCCTGTAGATACCAGCGGGGTATCCATGCTGCCTCTGTCATCTGGTCTCAGGCCACACTCTCCTGTGCTTTCCCCTCCCCAGATGCATTGGCTTCTCAGTCTCCTGGTGCCCACCACAGGCCTTTTGCACATACTGTCCTATCTCCCTCGGAATGTTCCTTCCTCCTTGGTCTAACCcctgtccttccttcttttcattgCTGGATCATCATTTCCTAAGGGATAACTCCACAACCTCATTGGTAAGCCTCATTTCCTCACCTCTATGCTCTGCTTATATTTTCATAACACTTAATATGGTTGTTAACTAACATTCATTTATAGGCGTCTTTATGACTGTATGTGTCCCCACTGGAATATAAACTCCATTGAGGAAAGGACTGTGTGTGATGtcttattctgttctttttattttgttttgctaaaCACTGTATCTCTAGCACACAGTAGGGGCCTAATTTCATTTCTGGTCTACCGGCTTGTTT includes:
- the LOC128561599 gene encoding high mobility group protein B1-like, producing MGKGDPKKPRGKMSSYAFFVQTCREEPKKKHPGASVNFSEFSKKCSERWKTMSAKEKGKFEDTAKADKACYEREMKTYIPPKGETKKKFKDPNAPKRPPLAFFFLFCFEYCPKIKGEHPGLSIGDVAKKLGEMRNNTAADDKQPDEKEAAKLKEKYEKDIAADRAKGKPDAMKKGIVKAEKSKKKKEEEEDKEGKEDEEEEEGDEEEDDG